tgccgctgcacgggagaccaggctgtcgtttgacagcctggactccccactgacagcagaagctggctttctgctgtccgatcgcctgtaacagcttccggcatgaaagccggtaagctgttaccggtaaactgcccgatcgcgcagttgcaaacgcgcgatcgggcattcccttccgggttgcgtcactgctgacgtaacccggaaggtcatcggaggacaggatatcccctgcggggatatcctgccctccgatgaggcacagagacgctacgatctctatgcaggtctgtgaggacctgcatagagatcacagtgtgatcggtgcagggggatcgcggggaggggagttagaaaccatctctctcactccccctcccgtcctgtaaatgaaaagctgaaaaaaaaaaaaaaaagataattcatttaaaaaataatattaaataaatcattaaaataataatataaataatacaaaaaaaaattataatgtgagctgtgatgtcactgtgacatcactggcatgttcaggaggtccctaggaggacctcctaccattactgtgtaaaaaaaaaaaaaaaatataaaaaatacaaaaaaaatgtaaaaaaaatttaaataaaaaaattaaaaaaaaatatataaaaaaagataataaaaaaaattcttgaaaaaaaccttacatcccattgccctagcataacatctagccagtataaccctcctgcccccgttcacaacccccaaaaatctatataaattaggtatttctgaaatcaggacacctgaattgataaacttggaggggattttccatcactttacctaattttgtgaggattcagagggaaaatgtaaaaaaaaattagtttattttctaatcttcgctagtttttactaaatttctcattctaaattttcagctaatcatccaactatggtatcaaacgaaagctctatctctccttgaaaaaacaatatatagtttatatgggtacactattcataggaacagagaataatcgctaaaccgacataccccaaaaatggcaaaattgctctgggctttgaggtaccaaaaacccctgggattgaaggggttaagcaacgAGATAACATATGTTTACTTGTCCGTATGCTAGGACGATATTTACTCTTGTGTAAATAAGAACTTTTGACCTTAGTCTATATTTGATGTGGATTAGTTGTACCTACTATATGGTGagtgttacatttttctttgtgaatggtTTTGTAGCAGTCTCCCTGAAACAGTATTTAAACTGCTCGCAACAATGAATAaattgagaagtgactgagaacgaacaccttgtgtgtgtctgaattATTTATGTATCGCAGATATCCGCGCTTGCCACTCTGAAGTTTCTGCAGATTTACTCAAGAGCTCCCGGGAGGCTTTCGGCTCAAGAGAGGTGTCCCCCATAAGAGGGGCGAAACATTTTCAgttggcaacaattttcattatcgattttatcgattcgtacAGACCCACCTCGTCAATGCATTTGAAATTAGTTGTAGGTTTTAGGATGGAGCTAGGAAACATGCCAGACTGTTAAGGAGCCTTTTGGGTCATCACACAGCAACAGGATGGCATAGGTTTGCAGACAAAGGTGATGAGATTGTTAGGTTTGCACAGAGCAatgcatgaaaaataatatagaatagaacagaataaatgtataaaaagggaAGTTTTATTTCCgtttaaaaaagtataacatCAATAACAGGGAAACTTACAGCTAATGTAAGCATTATGCAAATGACACAGAAAGGGCACTGTAAAGCTTCATTGCCTGAAATCATGCACCGTGAAGAGAagacaaaaaatgaatattaaaaaacacaaaaaggtatGTGGTTCCCTGCACAATACAGTTGCAAGTATTTGATGATTGGAGGTATTCACATTTCTCTACAGAGGTTCAGGGGGCTCTCACATTTAGAGCATCTTCTTACAATATCCTAAATAGACAAAACTTAATAATAGATACGCTACAGGAGGACATTCAGCTGGATGGATAAGCACGCAGAATTCTAACATCATCAATTGGTCGGTCCTGAGCATCTGTTTCAACCATCCCCAGACGGTTAAGCGTCCCAAGTCCCTGTGACACACGGCCAAAAATGGTATGTTTGCCATCCAGCCACTGAGAAGGTGCCAGCGTCAGAAAGAACTGACTACCATTACTATCAGGACCAGCATTTGCCATGGCAAGAATACCTGCACCTGTGGAgagaccaaaataaaaaaaacttcatgaCAAAGGGTTCTATTCACTAATTGAGGTTAGTTTCAACTCTCGGACATCACCACTataaggcttggtttccattggttttttttttgctaaaaacgcctataaaaacgccaatagcgccacctggcggttttttgtgaaaaacgcatgcagccagatgttagctgtaattcaataggaaatcgcaaaatgcaatatccacttggcgtttttctgtctggcgttttttcagtcctctttggcgttttttcagtcctctttggcgtttttctgcttttttgggctctgtggcagtttttcaaaactgcagcatgttgacactctggtgttttttgcaagaaatcttggctttttttctccaatagaagtctatgggagagaaaaaacgccatgaaaaagccatgtgggtttattgccttggcgttttttatggcgttttttccacagttacaatgcagaggatggacccagtatctgtgtgtcctacgagaaataggctgaaaacaaacagtttcacacaaaacaaagtcctggactggttcatattgaattttacaccatttggaacaaacatgccattacaaacaaacatacgcgaccggatcctgcgtgccaaaagcaacagcaaacaatttgcaccatcatttggggccaatcttcccagaggagcagacattcgaaataaagcatgccttacaaaccacagaaaagagacaaaagggtctaccaagtaaatgacatcaggagagggcagatacttgccatttatcctaatcccttttagctgggtgaaacttctaacttgtaaaggctggaaaaactgcctaaggtcaaaaaaagcaatttccacagaaaggctaaaacgccagaaaaaactgcagaaaaaacgccaaaacgcaggtaaatgcagcggcagttttcttggcagttttcctggcgtttttcatcaagaaaaaaacgccggacaaaaacccaagtggaaacctagcctaagcgTCTCATGGAAAGGATGAGCTGATGGACTCCAGTCACCCCTAAATGTGTAAAAGTCTTTACGTTTTCACCACAAAATATCATGAGTGCAGTCTGAACCTGTGTGCATGCAAACAGTCCTTCCTGCGgctgtatttataaaaatggcACCGAGGTAAAGATTAAGTTATGAAATGAATGGATTTAAAAACCTGTGAATTTCAGATCTGGATGAAACTCGTCCTCAAAATGCTTCCCGTAAATAGAGGCTCCTCCACGTCCTGACAAGACAAATAAACAATTAAgatattcaattaaaaatgcattttacattaaacCCACTCTCCCAACAAAACAAAGATAATGAGCACaggatatacattttaaaagacatCAATACGCATGTTTATCGGGGTTAACATCAACTAGGCACGTTATACTGGAGCTTTTGTTATGAGAACTTTCAGATACTGTCATTTTTAAGAAGCTGCACTTTCCACACAAGACGGCTAGCTTGGCAGCGATCCGTCTGCAGGCTAGGCCATTATGGGGATGTgggtgtgaaagggttaaagccccTCAGACTTTTCGGTCATTCTCCATGCAGCCCACAGATCAGACGCACTACATCCAAAGATTTTTCTTCGGTGTCCCAAAACCACTCCCTGATGCACTACCAAGTTATATTCAGGGCCTTTTACGTACCAAAGGAAGCTTTGGGAATATTAGGAGTACAGTTTGGTAATGCAAAGACTCCGTTTACAAAAAAGGTATAAGACACAAAAACctatatatacagaattatcCCAATAGCCAGTGCAGAGCTGGGGAAGAAAATTCAGTCGAGGCCCAATCATAGCCAATACAGAATTTCCAAATATTGAAGTGTAAAAAAAGAAACGTAAAGGTTCCCTAGCAGACTCGGTGGTTTACAGttgagttgtggtttcaattcTTTGACTTTCCTATACATTTTAAAGCCCCATCCCTAATACAATTCTGCTGCAGGCTGCCACTGTACAAAACCTTTTGTCTTGTTATAACATTTGCTATAACATTGTTATGGCacttcatacatatatatatatatatatatatatatatatatatatatatatatatatatatatatatatatataggcttgacaaatttgttatAAATGTAGGAgtcagctaaaaaagttaggagccaggactttttttgcccctgcacccacactttgcccagcactcagtctcacactatgccccagcactttgccctgcacccacactttgctCTAGaactttgccctgcacccacactttgcccagcacccacactttgcccagcacccacactttgccccagcattttgccctgcacccacactttgccccagcactcacactttgcacccacactttgccccagcactcaatCTCGAATTATTGATTGTTAACACCAATCACAGTCctgcccagacatacccaggttccagcatgcactggctgacttggcatgataggagtacatgctgaaacctggcttgctgctcctcccccttgtgtattgatgctgcacaTCACTTAAAGCCCCATGTGCCATGCtcctccccccacttacacaaccatactatcacacacacacactcattcatatacccaCTCATGCACCCGccttcacccccttacctgcactgcagatctctcacacacagacttccataggggccctgctgcttctatctctgtctctctgcacgaacttctcttgtcccaccCACTGGGAGGAGGAACAGAGCAGTCATGTGACTCCTCTGGTTTCCTGCTTCCTGTGGCCACTCCAGCACAACAGACGCTGCTTGCACATTAAGAGCAATGCACAGCTAAGCAGTAAGGCCCCTGCggggatacattttttttatttattttttttaatttcggcACCGGtttggctcacaaacacctagacgccaggacaaaattatcagtcgccatggcgacctgggatttgtcgagcccaggtaagaggtgcaggtaagaggtgcagtagccagatcacatTCACGGACAGCTGTtacgtccttaatgggactcgtcagcatgacgTTGCGATACTGGCTTACTATTTGAGGCTTGGGGAAGCACAAGAAATACCGATAACAAAAGTTATagcgggtaaaggtgatggtgtgatttataccgtattggctcggatataggccggcccctaaaagtttggtgctttttttaaagaaaaagtttttttaatagacatgctgccactctgtcccccccccccgagatatgctgccactgtcctccccacccccccatgagatatgctgccactctgccatccCCCCCatcccgacttaccagagcagactcccggtgtgtcttgcggggccggcgggggacatctacgcaatacgcatatacacattcgctgagtgccggcaccggaagttgtatacgcgtatttcgtagatgtcccccgccggccccccaagacaccagggagtctgctctggtaagtcttgggggcagaggtaaaacgcatcgtgcggacgttcaccggctgcggcgatgcgcgtaaacaacctccactaccggcacgtctgcacgatgtgctttaacaatctcccttgccgggactcccccggtgggaattcccggcaagggagattgttaaagcacatcgtgcagacgtgccagcagcggaggctgtttacgcgcatcgctgctgccggtgaacgtatgcgcgatgcgcttagacaacctcccgtgccggcaccctcccccccgtggaaagtgctggcaggggaggctgtctgagcgtatatgagagagtaggatgcaggtcccctgcaccgctgcgggggatctgtatcctaaccctgctgcctgcccggcgcccagaactgcatgtcccgggcgtcagaccccgaatataggccgcactcccactttaaagacttaaagtgggggggggggaagcgcggcctatattcgagccaatacggtatgtatgtatgtatgtatgtatgtatgtatgtatatatatatatatatatatatatatatatatatatatatatatatatacacacacatatatacacacacatatatacacacacacacacaatatcgGCATGTCTCGCAGGAGTTTCAGGGAGTTTAGCTAAACTCTCAGTACGCATGCCACTAGTTGCTTCATGCAGCACATGAtcatggagaagctgcagcttctcctaaagcaGAGTACCCGCCTCAATACAGTTTAAGAAATACTTACTCACagcatactttaatatgcatgcttTATTAGTGGGGCTGAATAAGACACTAGACTGtccatttaatacatttaggtTAATCGTTGTGCCGTGTTATTACTAACGTCGCCTGTTTGAGTAATAACACATTTCCAATATGTCAGGCACCCTTAGATCCCGCATGGATGCACTTCTTAGGCAGTTGGTTTTACTATGAGGTGGATTGGCCAGGTTTCCAGAAAATTATATGCCAGATTCTTTCTTTACCGAGAGGCTAGATCCTGTCATGTATCTGTATGACACCAAAATATCATGCAACCAAGCCTGCCCTTATAGAAAAAAGGCTGTAGAGTGGTTTTAATAGGTATATGCCAACCTTTGAATTCATATGATGGCCGAGTTACCatgttattaactttatttccattaaaatggaaaatcACTTctaggaactttttttttttttaaacattcgcTGCTTCCCAGTCTTGTAGAATATTCTTTTGGCTTGCCCACACTTCCAGGCGTCTCGAGCACTGCCTTCTGTGGGAATGACAGGGACCTAACAAGACCCCATAGCCCATAATAAAGCGCTAGCTGTAGCGCAAAACACATCAGGGGTTCTGCTGTATTGCCATTTGGATTTTTAATTCTATGCTTCTTGGTGTACCGTTTAGCACAGGTAGGCATTGTGATTCAGGATTAGTCGAaagcttttaataaatacaatttgttggcagttcccctttaagaaatTCATTGTGGAGGATCGCATGGAACACAGCACCAAAAAAATAAGGCACCAGTTACTTACCTTTAAATAGATAACGCAAGAAGCATACCTTCTCCGACACTATATTTCATAAGGGCAACCTGGGTTTTGTCTAAAAATTAATACTGCAGGGCAGTGTTAAAATCAGCGCTGACATACGCAATACATTTTTAGGCGTCTTCAGGAGATGACTTCAGGAGTCATCTAGCCACCCTAATCTTAATAAGCAAGGTATAACTTCATATTGTGACTTGCCTTAGTATGACAGACTAAATGGAATATATCATAGAGTATACATAGGAGAGTGCCTGGATTTGTGGTACATGCATGAGCACAGTGgaaaacttaagaaaaaaaattagatccAAACCTGTTCCTGTTGGATCTCCTCCCTGAACCATGAAGTCTTTGATAACCCTGTGGAACTTGGTCCCGTTATAATATCCTCTTCGGGCAAGCTCTGCAAAATTCTTGCACGTTCTAGGGGCGTGAAGCCAGTATAACTCCAAGGTGATAGTGCCCATACTGAAACACAAGAATTCAGCACGTACAACCAAGTGAGTCAATTATCCGACAGTATCAAAACAATCCAGTGCATCGGTGGGTTTTCCATACCTGGTCTCAAGAATCAGATGGGACGGAGTCCACGTGTCCGGGGGTATTCCAGACATCCCTGATCACAGACACTTTTCTGTTACTATACCAGGGAGACTCACATGCGCTCCAACTTGGTACGCATGAATAAGCTTGTTTCCGCGTTCCACGCCTCGGTTTCCTTCCATCCAATCAACGGCCTGTTGACGTCATTAGTGGCCAATAGCGGATGTGAAAGCAAAGCAAAGACTATTGTTAGCGGCGTTCCAATTTGCCCATTTGACACTGACAAAGAGCGTGCCGGAACACaatgtaaattaattaaatgggCGGGAAGAGTTTTGAATT
This sequence is a window from Spea bombifrons isolate aSpeBom1 chromosome 2, aSpeBom1.2.pri, whole genome shotgun sequence. Protein-coding genes within it:
- the PPIL1 gene encoding peptidyl-prolyl cis-trans isomerase-like 1; this encodes MSGIPPDTWTPSHLILETSMGTITLELYWLHAPRTCKNFAELARRGYYNGTKFHRVIKDFMVQGGDPTGTGRGGASIYGKHFEDEFHPDLKFTGAGILAMANAGPDSNGSQFFLTLAPSQWLDGKHTIFGRVSQGLGTLNRLGMVETDAQDRPIDDVRILRAYPSS